A genomic region of Aspergillus oryzae RIB40 DNA, chromosome 1 contains the following coding sequences:
- a CDS encoding VIT1/CCC1 transporter family protein (uncharacterized membrane protein), translating into MALLFLKQKLFPGQDKRSAGKLGKPLLAPDDSTLNSDQDDIESQRSYSTFRPSSPTSESGSTSSSRSRINPRIVSDAILGLSDGLTVPFALSAGLSAFGNTKVVVLGGLAELAAGAISMGLGGYVGAKSEAESYETTVRETKELIETSPSETSMIVHDIFSTYALPEEAISQINTSLHASHGRLLDFLITFYHKESEPDCNQAWISAITLALGYFVGGFIPLIPYFIFSQVIVALYWSIGVMAITLLAFGYVKTCVVRGWQGRENIAAGIKGGVQMCFVGGVAAGAAIALLRMFGGGA; encoded by the exons ATGGCGCTGTTATTCCTGAAACAAAAATTATTTCCTGGTCAAGATAAGCGTTCCGCCGGTAAACTTG GAAAACCCTTACTCGCACCAGACGACTCCACTCTCAACAGCGACCAGGATGACATTGAATCGCAACGATCCTACAGCACCTTCCGTCCTTCATCTCCTACTTCCGAGTCGGGGAGCACCAGCAGTTCGCGCTCAAGGATCAACCCGCGCATCGTGTCGGACGCCATCCTAGGTCTTTCGGACGGACTCACCGTCCCATTCGCACTGAGCGCCGGTCTCTCAGCGTTTGGAAACACAAAAGTTGTCGTCCTAGGCGGTCTCGCCGAACTAGCAGCCGGTGCTATATCTATGGGCCTGGGCGGCTACGTCGGGGCGAAGAGCGAAGC AGAATCATATGAAACAACAGTGCGCGAAACAAAAGAACTCATTGAAACATCTCCCTCCGAAACATCTATGATTGTCCACGATATCTTTTCTACATATGCACTCCCGGAAGAAGCCATTTCTCAGATTAATACCTCACTGCACGCCTCTCATGGCCGACTTCTAGACTTCCTCATCACGTTTTATCATAAGGAGTCCGAGCCGGATTGTAACCAAGCTTGGATCTCGGCTATTACGCTTGCGCTGGGTTACTTTGTTGGTGGATTTATTCCGCTTATACCgtacttcatcttcagtcaAGTTATTGTCGCTCTTTACTGGAGTATTGGGGTGATGGCAATTACGTTGCTGGCCTTTGGGTATGTCAAGACGTGTGTGGTAAGAGGGTGGcagggaagagagaacaTTGCTGCGGGCATTAAGGGTGGAGTGCAGATGTgctttgttggtggtgtcgCGGCGGGAGCTGCGATTGCTCTGCTAAGGATgttcggtggtggtgcttgA
- a CDS encoding uncharacterized protein (flavin-containing monooxygenase) → MGPRYRSVAVIGTGPSGVSAVKALNDEKIFDTIRVFERRDRVGGLWHYDPIPDPFPTSTSSSVKQSKIPLSFPTFTPPVPEDTTARTAIYDTLDSNVGAGAMAFTHSSFPEVNSALSVRQYGKSNPSRPFRVVSSYLEDLFKEYLHLVSFNTTVERVEKEDDKWTITLRKRGQFHNNQPADYWWQEHFDAVVIASGHYNVPWIPDIAGLDQAASTHPTKFEHSKAFRSANDYVDKKVIVVGGSISSADLVADLHPIVKGPLYLSLRGKNEALQAAWDLPNVEGKPTIERVQTTERGINVIFADGSVVENVDKLIFATGFKLAYPFLSPNPTTPNNRVAGFYQHVFKIGDPSLALVGQVRAAISFRVYEYQAVAVARYFAGRNANALPSPQEQDLWEVERLKYKGPSSLFHEIKPDFKEYFDFLRDLAGPPAPGTTAYELPPWDDKWAELGFGVLGLKDQYWRSLKAAAEQVRAKL, encoded by the coding sequence AAGCCTTGAatgatgagaagatcttcgacACCATTCGCGTCTTCGAACGACGAGACCGAGTCGGAGGTCTCTGGCACTATGACCCAATCCCCGATCCCTTTCCGACCTCTACTTCGTCAAGTGTGAAGCAGAGCAAAATTCCATTAAGCTTCCCAACCTTCACACCCCCAGTACCTGAAGACACAACAGCGCGCACAGCCATCTACGACACCCTTGACAGCAATGTCGGGGCTGGAGCCATGGCATTCACACATTCCTCGTTTCCAGAGGTCAATTCCGCCCTATCAGTCAGGCAATATGGGAAGTCGAATCCCTCCCGTCCGTTCCGGGTTGTGTCTTCATACCTAGAAGACCTCTTTAAGGAGTATCTTCACCTCGTCTCTTTCAATACAACAGTAGAGAGAGTagaaaaggaagatgacaaaTGGACCATCACGCTCCGGAAACGAGGTCAGTTTCACAATAACCAGCCAGCAGATTACTGGTGGCAAGAACACTTCGATGCCGTGGTAATCGCATCAGGACATTACAACGTCCCCTGGATCCCGGACATAGCTGGTTTGGACCAGGCCGCTAGTACCCATCCTACCAAGTTCGAACACTCAAAGGCATTCCGCTCAGCGAACGATTACGTCGATAAGAAAGTTATCGTGGTCGGAGGGAGCATATCCTCCGCCGATCTGGTAGCGGATCTACACCCCATCGTCAAGGGCCCACTATATCTCTCCCTACGAGGCAAAAACGAGGCCTTGCAAGCTGCCTGGGACCTTCCCAATGTCGAGGGAAAGCCGACGATTGAGCGCGTCCAAACAACAGAAAGAGGAATCAATGTGATCTTCGCGGACGGGAGTGTCGTCGAGAACGTGGACAAGCTCATATTCGCAACGGGTTTCAAGCTCGCCTATCCGTTCCTCAGTCCCAATCCTACCACGCCTAACAACCGCGTAGCCGGGTTCTACCAACATGTGTTCAAGATCGGAGACCCGTCGTTAGCACTGGTAGGCCAGGTGCGAGCGGCCATTAGCTTCCGGGTCTATGAATATCAGGCTGTCGCTGTGGCACGGTATTTCGCCGGTCGGAATGCAAACGCTTTGCCTAGTCCGCAGGAGCAGGATCTGTGGGAGGTCGAGCGGTTGAAGTATAAGGGTCCGAGTTCCCTCTTCCACGAGATTAAGCCTGACTTCAAGGAGTATTTTGATTTCCTCCGTGACTTAGCGGGCCCGCCTGCGCCGGGGACAACTGCTTATGAGCTGCCGCCGTGGGATGATAAATGGGCTGAGTTGGGATTCGGGGTTTTGGGTCTGAAAGATCAATACTGGAGATCGTTGAAAGCTGCTGCCGAACAAGTGAGGGCCAAGTTGTAg
- a CDS encoding uncharacterized protein (predicted protein), with the protein MQFKTLPFLILAATALAAPEAQPGDTDSAQSYIDQLESLATQTDMPEGMPTNMPSINTPPPSIMSVLMTAVPASLLQDMGNAASRSSFASEISAGHYPDWYKSLPGDVKTYISTAYQTDAQATGAQKTGDSTATSGPKATGTSGSDSKSSTSEAGAAPTGAVAVGLAGAAGILGLAIAL; encoded by the exons ATGCAGTTCAAGACGCTTCCCTTCCTTATTTTGGCTGCCACAGCCCTCGCTGCCCCTGAAGCCCAGCCAGGGGACACGGACAGCGCCCAGTCGTACATTGACCAGCTTGAAAGCCT TGCTACCCAGACAGATATGCCCGAAGGCATGCCAACCAATATGCCTTCGATCAACACGCCTCCCCCTTCCATCATGTCGGTGCTCATGACTGCTGTCCCTGCCTCTCTACTCCAGGATATGGGGAACGCCGCTTCTCGATCATCCTTTGCCAGTGAGATCAGTGCCGGCCACTATCCCGACTGGTACAAGAGCCTCCCCGGCGATGTCAAGACCTACATCTCCACTGCCTACCAAACCGACGCGCAGGCCACCGGTGCGCAGAAGACCGGCGACTCCACCGCCACCAGTGGACCTAAGGCGACCGGCACTTCTGGCTCTGACTCCAAGTCTTCTACTTCGGAGGCTGGTGCTGCCCCTACTGGTGCTGTTGCAGTTGGCTTGGCCGGTGCTGCTGGtatccttggccttgctATTGCGCTGTGA
- a CDS encoding aromatic alcohol reductase (predicted protein), translated as MRSTQIALAGATGNLGIPILKALLDAEYHVTVLSRIGGNSSKLNPHPNQTIKEVDFTSVQSLIPALQDVDVVVSCLATSAIGSQNPLIDAAVAAGVKRFIPAEFGMDSLNPLSVQLPVCAPKAATQKYLLDKSNHHPEFTFTSIANGLFLDWCLETGIILDLKQHTATLYNGGDVPFSATKLADVAKGVLGVIEHQVETANRVVYIHSALVTQNRLIQYAKDKDGKAWETVVKDTEDVRKESLAELAKGDRADVDTAMLGFSIVGCGDPNYGCDFSGHLDNGLLGVKEMSEVELRMLVESYLDIDTARH; from the coding sequence ATGCGCTCAACGCAAATCGCACTAGCAGGCGCCACAGGAAACCTCGGCATCCCTATTCTCAAAGCCCTCCTCGACGCAGAATACCATGTCACAGTCCTCTCACGAATAGGCGGAAATTCATCTAAACTGAATCCGCACCCAAATCAAACCATCAAAGAAGTCGACTTCACCTCCGTACAATCCCTGATTCCCGCATTGCAAGATGTCGACGTCGTTGTTTCCTGCCTCGCCACGTCGGCGATAGGCAGTCAAAACCCCCTAATTGACGCGGCCGTCGCCGCAGGCGTGAAGCGATTCATCCCAGCCGAGTTCGGAATGGACTCTCTGAATCCTCTAAGTGTGCAACTACCAGTGTGTGCGCCTAAAGCTGCAACGCAGAAGTACCTCCTCGACAAGTCCAATCACCATCCAGAGTTCACCTTTACTTCGATCGCCAACGGGCTTTTCCTAGACTGGTGTCTTGAGACGGGCATTATTCTGGACCTGAAGCAGCACACTGCGACTCTATATAATGGGGGTGATGTGCCATTCAGTGCCACGAAATTGGCGGATGTTGCTAAGGGCGTTCTCGGTGTCATTGAGCATCAGGTTGAGACTGCTAATCGGGTTGTTTATATCCATTCGGCTCTAGTTACTCAGAACAGACTGATCCAGTATGCGAAGGATAAAGATGGAAAGGCATGGGAAACTGTTGTAAAGGATACGGAAGATGTGAGGAAGGAGAGTTTGGCGGAGCTAGCCAAAGGTGACCGGGCAGATGTAGATACAGCAATGCTAGGATTCTCTATCGTTGGATGTGGGGATCCTAACTACGGCTGTGACTTTTCTGGCCATTTGGATAATGGGTTGTTGGGTGTGAAAGAGATGAGTGAGGTTGAGCTGAGGATGTTAGTGGAGAGTTACTTGGACATTGACACTGCGCGGCATTAA